In Deltaproteobacteria bacterium, the genomic window CGCTGCCGTGGAGGTGGGGTCGAGGCCGATCGCCGCCTGGTAGTAGGGGTCGAGCTGGAGGTTGAGCACCCGCTCGGGGTCGCCCTCCGAGGTCTTCCCGTAGCCGCAGACGAGCGCCGTGTCGGAGTCGCCCGTCTGGATGCGGAGCCAGGCGTAGTAGGCCGCGAAGCTCGCATCCATCTCGAGGTGGAGGTCCGGCTTTGCGGGCCACGAGCCCATCACCTCGAGCGCGGCGACGAAGCCGAACGGCCGGCCGTCGAGGTAGTCGGCCGAGCCGGCCGCCTGGTAGTCGATCGCCTCGCGCTCGACGCGGCACTGGGCGAGCGCCGCGCGCACCTGGGCGTACAGCATCTCGGTCGCGATCCGGTGCTCGTCGCGGGCGACGATGGGCGCCTGCGCGAAGCCGACGACGGCGACGTTGCGGAGCCCTGGCATCACAGCCGGTGCATGAACGAGGCGAGCGGCGCGTCGGGCTCGCCCGTCGGCCGGAAGTGGAGGATGTCCTCGTGGCCCCCCTGCCGCTCGCCGTCGGGTTTCCACACCGCCTCGACGCGCATGCCCATGCGGACCTCTTCAGGCTTGCACTCTTGGATGAGCGCATAGATCGAGATGTCGGCGCCGTCGAGCGCGACCGACGCCGCGACGTACGGCAGCTCGATCGACCGGCCGATGACCGGGATGTTGACGACGCAGAAGGTCGTCACGACGCCGCGATCGGCGACCGGCACCAGCTCGTCGCACGGCGCCAAGCTCTCCGGCGACGCGACGATTGGCGGCACGAAGACCTTGTCGGTCTTGGAGCACTTGGAGCCGAGGATCGTCTTGTCCTTGAGGGCGGCGAGGTAGCGCGCCTTGTAGTCGCCGGCGACGTAGCGATAGGGCAGGTGGACCTGCTTCTCCACGTACTTGACGGGCTCCTTCGGCGGACCGTCCGTCACGTGATCACCCGGAAGCACGCGATGTCGCGGATCGAGCCGTGCCGCTCGCCGTCGGGCGCCCACACGGCCTCGACGCGCGACCCGACGCGGAGCCTCGCGAGGTCGTCCCGCACGATGTGCGCGAGCGCCGTGTCGGCGCCGTCGAGCTTGACGAGCACGAAGGCGAACGGCTCGGAGCACGGATGGAGATGCGCGATCGGCCGGTGCACCTTGGCCACCGCCGTGACGACGCCGACGGGCTTCACCTCCACCCACGCGCCGCCCGCCGAGCCGTCGACCTCGGAGTAGCCGAGGGGTGGGACGACGACCCCCTGGCCCGCGACGCGCTGGCCCCAGATCCGCTTCTCTTCCTTGAGCCCGGCGAGGAAGCGCCCGATCACCTCGCCCGTCGAGTGCTTGTACGGGAACTCGGTGACGACGCGCTGCTCGAGCGGCTCCGTCATGTTTCTACCATTGCCCCCATGCGGGCGAGCGTGTCGACGCATTCGTTCACCAGGTCGTACATGATCTCGCGCACCGGACGCACGGAATTCATCCGGCCGA contains:
- a CDS encoding Zn-ribbon domain-containing OB-fold protein, encoding MLRAVRLRARQARRRRHGARAHRAGRPREAPRRVARRGRVGARRRAARLDPRHRVLPGDHVTDGPPKEPVKYVEKQVHLPYRYVAGDYKARYLAALKDKTILGSKCSKTDKVFVPPIVASPESLAPCDELVPVADRGVVTTFCVVNIPVIGRSIELPYVAASVALDGADISIYALIQECKPEEVRMGMRVEAVWKPDGERQGGHEDILHFRPTGEPDAPLASFMHRL
- a CDS encoding DNA-binding protein, with amino-acid sequence MRRHARPHGGNGRNMTEPLEQRVVTEFPYKHSTGEVIGRFLAGLKEEKRIWGQRVAGQGVVVPPLGYSEVDGSAGGAWVEVKPVGVVTAVAKVHRPIAHLHPCSEPFAFVLVKLDGADTALAHIVRDDLARLRVGSRVEAVWAPDGERHGSIRDIACFRVIT